A genomic window from Halorubrum lacusprofundi ATCC 49239 includes:
- a CDS encoding alkaline phosphatase PhoX, translated as MAGKEAEGQGHGIEQEGATLNRFATTIIGAEITGMFITEDGRFFFNVQHPDANLDGEDEPGILGAVTGVDMNQLPRDFQSVQIPEGDDDDYSDDGDGVPEPYDQRVRTALGDYQRLATGGDETDDGEELGSVYTPEGDSLTGQINPDFNGYVPSSEEPDEGYLFTNWEHRPGAMTRVHLQQNGRNGTWRVLGMENLDFSAVEGTWVNCFGTVSPWGTPLTSEENYSIPDTPVWNNPDWQYKGGVERLARHLGHERNDDGIFADKFPNPYRYGYIVELKEPESEEPIPEKRFALGRSTHENAVVMPDEKTAYTTSDGTARGFYKFVADEKGDLSSGTLYAAKATQKGPLGGDPDKVSFGIEWIELGHASDEEIEKWIAEYDDITQADYEDGENSYISEGEMDEWAAGDADDDRVAFLQCRQAAMRKGATTEFRKMEGINIRRGAEAGEDYMYVAMSNTNRTMGDDEGDIQLNGDEWGAVYRMPLESDYDISEMEPIVTGGPEANICGGCPYDANPNANDKACQSCAFNPTKDDEDQGRLKGTMNLAKSMAMSGQTSLDVENTIAEPDNIVVMDDGRVVIGEDTGNRGHENNMIWVFDPGSA; from the coding sequence GTGGCTGGCAAAGAGGCAGAAGGCCAAGGCCACGGCATCGAACAGGAAGGAGCGACGCTCAACCGCTTTGCGACGACCATCATCGGTGCTGAGATCACTGGCATGTTCATCACCGAGGACGGGCGGTTCTTCTTCAACGTCCAGCACCCGGACGCGAACCTCGACGGGGAGGACGAACCGGGAATTCTCGGCGCAGTCACGGGAGTAGACATGAACCAGCTCCCCAGGGATTTCCAGAGCGTCCAGATTCCCGAGGGAGACGACGACGATTACAGCGACGACGGCGACGGAGTACCCGAGCCGTACGACCAGCGGGTGCGGACGGCACTGGGTGACTATCAGCGGCTTGCGACCGGCGGCGACGAGACCGACGACGGCGAGGAACTGGGATCGGTCTACACACCTGAGGGCGACTCGCTCACCGGACAGATCAACCCCGATTTCAACGGCTACGTCCCATCGAGCGAGGAACCCGACGAAGGCTACCTGTTCACCAACTGGGAACACCGTCCGGGAGCGATGACGCGAGTTCACCTGCAGCAGAACGGCCGTAACGGCACGTGGCGGGTTCTCGGCATGGAGAATCTCGACTTTTCCGCCGTGGAAGGAACCTGGGTCAACTGCTTCGGGACCGTCTCTCCGTGGGGCACCCCGCTGACCTCCGAGGAGAACTACTCCATTCCGGATACGCCGGTGTGGAACAACCCTGACTGGCAATACAAAGGCGGTGTCGAGCGGCTTGCACGGCACCTCGGCCACGAACGAAACGATGACGGCATCTTTGCCGATAAGTTCCCGAACCCGTACCGCTACGGGTACATCGTCGAACTGAAAGAGCCGGAAAGCGAGGAGCCGATACCCGAGAAGCGGTTCGCACTCGGTCGCTCGACGCACGAGAACGCGGTCGTCATGCCGGACGAGAAGACCGCCTACACCACCTCCGACGGGACCGCCCGTGGCTTCTACAAATTTGTCGCCGACGAGAAGGGTGACCTTTCCTCAGGAACGCTATACGCTGCGAAGGCCACTCAAAAGGGACCGCTCGGCGGCGATCCCGACAAGGTCAGCTTCGGCATCGAGTGGATCGAACTCGGGCACGCCAGCGACGAGGAAATCGAGAAGTGGATTGCCGAGTACGACGACATCACCCAGGCGGACTACGAGGACGGTGAGAACTCGTATATCTCCGAAGGGGAGATGGACGAGTGGGCCGCAGGGGACGCAGACGACGACCGCGTCGCCTTCCTCCAGTGTCGACAGGCCGCAATGCGGAAAGGCGCAACGACGGAATTCCGCAAGATGGAGGGGATCAACATCCGGCGCGGTGCCGAAGCGGGCGAGGACTACATGTACGTCGCCATGTCGAACACCAACCGAACGATGGGCGACGACGAGGGCGACATCCAGCTTAACGGCGACGAATGGGGTGCCGTCTACCGAATGCCACTGGAGAGCGATTACGACATCAGCGAGATGGAGCCGATCGTCACCGGTGGGCCGGAGGCCAATATCTGTGGTGGCTGTCCCTACGACGCGAATCCGAACGCTAACGACAAGGCGTGCCAATCGTGCGCGTTCAACCCGACAAAGGACGACGAAGACCAAGGTCGTTTAAAGGGCACGATGAATCTGGCAAAATCGATGGCCATGAGTGGGCAAACCTCACTCGACGTGGAGAACACGATTGCCGAACCTGACAACATCGTTGTCATGGACGACGGACGGGTCGTCATTGGCGAGGATACGGGTAATCGTGGTCACGAGAACAACATGATTTGGGTGTTCGATCCAGGTTCTGCTTGA
- a CDS encoding mechanosensitive ion channel family protein, whose amino-acid sequence MVVGYLLTAVAERLPRRRISIKIIIPIARVLIFGTAAYLVLGPLLRLSAAQLLAVSGLFGAALGFGLKDLFAGIIGGLVLVTERPYQVGDKITIDDDHGEVTDIDLRATTLRTPDDSAVSVPNATMFTANVSNANNGQPEMMVVVELAVTASADVERVSAIVKEAMMTSKYVYVDDDHPFVVLIEDESYYRTIRGKAYVADVRDEFAFASDVTERSMAVFDSEGVEMPEAPVHVSEHR is encoded by the coding sequence TTGGTCGTCGGGTACCTGCTCACGGCGGTCGCCGAGCGCCTTCCCCGCCGACGGATCAGCATCAAGATTATTATTCCGATCGCGCGGGTTCTCATCTTCGGAACCGCGGCGTATCTGGTCTTGGGACCGTTGCTCCGACTATCGGCCGCACAGTTGCTCGCAGTGTCGGGACTGTTCGGGGCGGCTCTGGGGTTCGGCCTGAAGGACCTCTTCGCGGGGATAATCGGTGGGCTGGTGCTCGTGACCGAGCGTCCCTACCAGGTCGGCGACAAGATCACCATCGACGACGACCACGGCGAGGTAACCGACATCGACCTCCGGGCGACGACACTGAGGACGCCCGACGACAGCGCCGTAAGTGTCCCGAACGCAACGATGTTCACTGCGAACGTCTCGAACGCCAACAACGGCCAGCCGGAGATGATGGTCGTCGTTGAACTCGCGGTCACTGCCTCTGCTGACGTCGAACGAGTGAGTGCGATCGTCAAGGAGGCCATGATGACCTCGAAGTACGTCTACGTCGACGACGACCACCCGTTCGTGGTCCTGATCGAGGACGAGTCCTACTATCGGACGATTCGCGGCAAGGCGTATGTGGCCGACGTGCGCGACGAGTTCGCATTCGCCTCAGACGTGACAGAGCGCTCGATGGCCGTCTTCGACAGCGAAGGGGTCGAAATGCCCGAGGCGCCCGTTCACGTCTCCGAACACCGCTGA
- a CDS encoding trimeric intracellular cation channel family protein, which yields MNTVGLVAFALVGSSKAIREEFDLFGIVIVGLAMAFAGGATRDLLVARVPLALQSPIEICLGLVGVGLAIGLNVVLSSPETHPVTLVSDAIGLAAFATAGAIVATEVGVSAFGVVAIATINAVGGGAFADILLDRAPFILFEDFYASCAVLGGSAYWVVGTLGATAGTAAAACAVVTVGTRLAAVTYGWNLPTAQNLELQRK from the coding sequence ATGAACACGGTCGGGCTGGTCGCGTTCGCGCTCGTCGGGTCGTCGAAGGCGATCCGCGAGGAGTTCGACCTGTTCGGGATCGTCATCGTCGGGCTGGCGATGGCGTTCGCCGGCGGGGCGACCCGCGATCTTCTCGTGGCGCGGGTTCCGCTCGCGCTGCAATCCCCGATCGAGATCTGTCTGGGGCTCGTCGGCGTCGGCTTGGCGATCGGGCTGAACGTCGTGCTGTCGTCGCCGGAGACGCATCCGGTCACCCTCGTCTCGGACGCCATCGGGCTCGCGGCCTTCGCGACGGCCGGCGCGATCGTCGCGACCGAGGTCGGTGTGTCGGCGTTCGGCGTCGTGGCGATCGCGACGATCAACGCCGTCGGCGGCGGGGCGTTCGCGGACATCCTCCTCGATCGGGCTCCCTTCATCCTCTTCGAGGACTTCTACGCGAGCTGTGCGGTCCTCGGCGGGAGCGCGTACTGGGTAGTGGGAACGTTGGGTGCGACTGCCGGGACCGCCGCCGCGGCGTGCGCGGTCGTAACGGTGGGGACTCGGCTGGCCGCGGTGACGTACGGCTGGAACCTCCCGACGGCGCAGAACTTGGAACTGCAACGGAAATGA
- a CDS encoding Sec-independent protein translocase subunit TatA/TatB: protein MVSAIPLIGGIPAGPELLIILLVLVLLFGANKIPKLARSTGQAMGEFKKGREQVEDELQQMQSDDENESPLETDSTVNDDDDEFETETEKETSA from the coding sequence ATGGTAAGTGCGATTCCACTGATCGGCGGCATTCCGGCGGGCCCGGAACTCCTCATCATCCTGCTCGTGTTGGTCCTGCTGTTCGGGGCGAACAAGATCCCGAAGCTCGCTCGATCGACCGGCCAAGCGATGGGCGAATTCAAGAAGGGGCGCGAACAGGTCGAGGACGAACTACAGCAGATGCAGAGCGACGATGAGAACGAGTCGCCGCTCGAGACCGACTCGACGGTCAACGACGACGACGACGAGTTCGAGACTGAGACCGAGAAAGAGACCAGCGCATAA
- the sugE gene encoding quaternary ammonium compound efflux SMR transporter SugE, whose amino-acid sequence MSWIILFVAGLFEIAWAIGLEYSDGFSEPIPTAGTVVALVISMALLGKAVQDLPIGTAYAVWTGIGAVGTASLGIVLFDEPATGARLLFISVIVFGIVGLHLVSGGH is encoded by the coding sequence ATGTCGTGGATTATCCTCTTCGTCGCCGGCCTGTTTGAGATCGCGTGGGCGATCGGCCTCGAGTACTCTGACGGTTTTTCGGAGCCGATCCCGACGGCAGGCACCGTCGTCGCGCTCGTCATCAGCATGGCGTTGCTCGGGAAGGCGGTACAGGACCTCCCTATCGGGACCGCCTACGCCGTGTGGACCGGGATCGGCGCCGTCGGGACCGCGTCGCTCGGAATCGTCCTGTTCGACGAGCCGGCGACGGGCGCTCGCCTCCTCTTTATCTCCGTGATCGTCTTCGGAATCGTCGGGCTCCACCTCGTCTCCGGCGGCCACTGA
- a CDS encoding AMP-binding protein: MDEYEGIDEIVHEPSEAFAESTNVAAFMREYGIDDYEDLIARTTSGIDGEPASGVDWFWDEIVDYLDIDFYTEYDAVRDDSGGPQFTDWYPGGEINVAHNVVDRHAAVDSPNRNRVALIWEGEPGDIREVTFHELARQTNRVANYLESVGIETGDTVGLYMPMVPEVVSILYGCLKVGAIAVPIFSGFGTEATATRIADAEPSVLFTGDGFYRRGSEVRLKATADEAIEAAGHVDDVVVYDRLGATPEGDAADPVPWNPDRDVTWTEAIESRSVDYETKRLPSDQESMLLYSSGTTGEPKGIVHTHAGVLTQCAKEIHFGFDQKPADRFFWVSDIGWMMGPWTLIGNHASGGTVVMYEGAPDHPEPDRFWEMIDRHGITQFGISPTAIRALRKHGDEWVEDHDLSSLRILGSTGEPWDPESWRWFYDAVGGGDCPIINISGGTEICGCFLMPMPNQPLKPCTLGGPGLGMDIDIVDESGESIKESGERGYLVARDSCPSMTKSLWSGDERYLKEYWSTWEDLWDHGDFAQKDADGFWFLHGRADDALNVAGRKVGPAEIEGVLIDHDAVNQAAAVGVPDDTTGTAVVAYVVLEPHIEPSDDLREELRTLVGEEHGKPFRPRELLFVDAFPKTQSGKIIRRAIASIYKGEDPGDLSSMENPKALDGLRDPN; encoded by the coding sequence ATGGACGAGTACGAGGGAATAGACGAGATCGTACACGAGCCGAGCGAGGCGTTCGCCGAGTCGACGAACGTCGCTGCGTTCATGCGCGAGTACGGCATCGACGACTACGAGGATCTCATCGCCCGGACCACCTCGGGGATCGACGGCGAGCCGGCCTCCGGCGTCGACTGGTTCTGGGACGAGATCGTCGACTACCTCGACATCGACTTCTACACCGAGTACGACGCAGTGCGCGACGACAGCGGAGGGCCGCAGTTCACCGACTGGTACCCCGGCGGCGAGATCAACGTCGCGCACAACGTCGTCGACCGACACGCTGCCGTCGACTCGCCGAACCGCAACCGAGTCGCGCTGATCTGGGAGGGCGAGCCCGGCGATATCAGGGAAGTCACGTTCCACGAACTGGCCCGACAGACCAACCGCGTCGCCAACTACTTGGAGTCGGTCGGGATCGAGACCGGAGACACGGTCGGGTTGTATATGCCGATGGTGCCCGAGGTCGTCTCGATCCTCTACGGTTGTTTAAAGGTGGGCGCGATCGCAGTGCCGATTTTCTCCGGCTTCGGCACGGAGGCGACGGCGACTCGGATCGCAGACGCCGAGCCGTCGGTCCTGTTCACCGGGGACGGGTTCTACCGTCGCGGGAGCGAGGTGCGACTGAAAGCGACCGCCGACGAGGCGATAGAGGCAGCCGGCCACGTCGATGACGTCGTCGTCTACGACCGCTTGGGCGCGACGCCGGAGGGCGACGCTGCGGACCCGGTTCCGTGGAACCCTGATCGCGACGTGACGTGGACCGAGGCGATCGAGTCGCGGTCGGTCGACTACGAGACGAAGCGGCTCCCGAGCGATCAGGAGTCCATGCTGTTGTACTCCTCCGGGACCACCGGCGAGCCGAAGGGGATCGTCCACACCCACGCGGGCGTCCTCACGCAGTGCGCCAAGGAGATCCACTTCGGCTTCGACCAGAAGCCGGCCGACCGGTTCTTCTGGGTCTCCGACATCGGCTGGATGATGGGGCCGTGGACGCTGATCGGGAACCACGCGTCCGGCGGGACGGTGGTGATGTACGAGGGTGCACCAGACCACCCGGAGCCGGACCGCTTCTGGGAGATGATCGACCGACACGGAATTACGCAGTTCGGCATCTCGCCGACCGCGATCCGGGCGCTCCGCAAGCACGGAGACGAATGGGTCGAGGACCACGATCTCTCCTCACTCCGAATCTTGGGCTCGACCGGCGAGCCGTGGGATCCCGAATCGTGGCGCTGGTTCTACGACGCGGTCGGCGGCGGCGACTGCCCGATCATCAACATCTCTGGCGGCACGGAGATCTGCGGCTGCTTCCTCATGCCAATGCCGAACCAGCCGCTGAAACCCTGCACGCTGGGCGGTCCGGGGCTCGGGATGGACATCGATATCGTCGACGAGAGTGGCGAGTCGATCAAAGAGTCGGGCGAGCGCGGCTACCTCGTCGCGCGCGACTCCTGTCCCTCGATGACGAAGTCGCTGTGGTCGGGCGACGAGCGCTATTTGAAGGAGTACTGGTCGACGTGGGAGGATCTGTGGGACCACGGCGACTTCGCACAGAAGGACGCAGACGGCTTCTGGTTCCTCCACGGACGCGCCGACGACGCCTTGAACGTCGCCGGCCGAAAGGTCGGCCCGGCCGAGATCGAAGGCGTACTCATCGACCACGACGCCGTCAACCAGGCGGCCGCAGTCGGCGTCCCCGACGACACCACCGGGACCGCAGTGGTCGCGTACGTTGTGCTCGAACCCCACATTGAGCCGAGCGACGACCTCCGAGAGGAGCTGCGGACGCTCGTCGGCGAGGAACACGGGAAGCCGTTCCGACCGCGCGAGCTGCTGTTCGTCGACGCCTTCCCGAAGACGCAGTCCGGGAAGATCATCCGACGCGCGATCGCGTCGATTTATAAGGGCGAGGACCCCGGAGATCTCTCGTCGATGGAGAACCCGAAGGCGCTCGACGGGCTCCGCGACCCGAACTGA
- a CDS encoding redoxin domain-containing protein — protein MTDVGDDAPTFTASLVTDEIEPFDLSDRLGDEPVVLAFFPAAFSNTCTDEMEALRDGFERDDCTLFGVSTDLPHALAAYRDQYDLPFALVGDPAHRAIEAYDAIESFEHYGVDTVARRAVFVIDGDGVVTYRWLADNSGQEPDYDALDAAVDDASP, from the coding sequence ATGACCGATGTCGGCGACGACGCCCCGACCTTCACCGCCTCGCTCGTGACCGACGAGATCGAACCGTTCGACCTGTCTGACCGCCTCGGCGACGAGCCGGTCGTGCTCGCCTTCTTCCCGGCCGCCTTCTCGAACACCTGCACGGACGAGATGGAGGCGCTCCGGGACGGGTTCGAACGCGACGACTGCACCCTGTTCGGCGTGAGCACCGACCTCCCACACGCGCTGGCCGCCTACCGGGACCAGTACGACCTCCCGTTCGCGCTCGTCGGCGACCCGGCTCACCGCGCGATCGAGGCGTACGACGCGATCGAGTCGTTCGAGCACTACGGCGTCGACACGGTCGCGCGCCGCGCGGTCTTCGTGATCGACGGTGACGGCGTCGTGACGTACCGGTGGCTCGCCGATAACTCCGGACAGGAGCCCGACTACGACGCACTCGACGCGGCAGTCGACGACGCGAGCCCTTGA
- a CDS encoding DUF1405 domain-containing protein, producing MTRSDTSDWLRSLGRLRRAAVRRRVRDAIAEELLGTPRSLAVVLGFTAFMLAVGIGYYAPTAGEVPVALWPLYADSAVAVALGGIALLSLVPTVRRGDSVTDAPTSRGLAYLQTVAFVWLVQFGLWPLISLNLAFGEYVAAPDAWIYYWGVLGTHLCFVGLALLFPAFGRTTRGALGLALALAVGNVALDYGAGYHPPLLYEPGLLLAGATLAIGVGSVWLANRSFRRLDENI from the coding sequence GTGACACGCTCCGATACCTCCGACTGGCTCCGGTCGCTCGGTCGGCTCCGGCGCGCGGCCGTCAGGCGGCGCGTCCGCGACGCGATCGCCGAGGAACTGCTCGGCACTCCACGGAGCCTCGCCGTCGTGCTCGGATTCACCGCGTTCATGCTCGCAGTCGGGATCGGGTACTACGCGCCGACCGCCGGCGAGGTGCCGGTCGCGCTGTGGCCGCTGTACGCGGACTCGGCCGTCGCGGTCGCGCTCGGCGGGATAGCCCTTTTAAGTCTCGTTCCGACGGTCCGCCGCGGCGATAGCGTGACCGACGCCCCGACCTCACGCGGACTCGCGTACCTCCAGACCGTCGCGTTCGTCTGGCTGGTCCAGTTCGGGCTCTGGCCGCTGATCTCGCTGAACCTCGCGTTCGGCGAGTACGTCGCGGCCCCCGACGCGTGGATCTACTACTGGGGCGTGCTCGGCACGCACCTCTGTTTCGTCGGACTCGCGCTGCTGTTCCCGGCGTTCGGTCGGACCACCCGCGGCGCGCTGGGGCTGGCGCTGGCGCTCGCCGTCGGCAACGTCGCCCTCGATTACGGCGCCGGCTACCACCCGCCGCTCCTGTACGAGCCCGGTCTCCTGCTAGCGGGCGCAACACTCGCGATCGGCGTCGGGTCGGTGTGGCTCGCGAACCGATCGTTCCGTCGGCTCGACGAGAATATTTAA